The nucleotide window GCCGGAAAGTTGGTAGTGAGTGGGTTCCTGTTGCGTCATGCCCCGGAAGGCGGGCATCCGCTGCTCGATCCAGACTCAATGCTGAGGAGAAGGCCTTGACCGGATTCCCGCTACCGCGGGAAGGACAAACTTCAGTGCGGCTGATGGCAACCAGACCCACGAACGGAAAGTCAGCCGTCCGGCGACAGGCAGGCGATTCATTGACAGCTTTGGGCGGCTCTGCGTAGTATGAGCGCCCTCGATTCGCAAGGCCAAGAAGCCCGATGCCATTCTTCTCTCGTCCGTTGAATGTTCGGCATGAAGTCGTCGCATAACTCCTCTCATATCCCTCGCTGGTTCCTGCTGCTTACCGCCTTCATCACCGGCGCCGTCGTCATGGCGCTGGAAATACTCGGCAGCCGTTTGCTGGCGCCGGTGTTCGGCAATTCGCTCTTTGTCTGGGGAGCGCTGATCGGAGTCATACTCGCCGCCATGAGCAGTGGCTATGCTTTCGGCGGCTGGATGTCCGACCGATACCGCGGCGCGAGAGTACTGGCCTGCCTGCTGTTGTTTTCCGGCGCATGGACTTTTCTGATTGCCTGGCTGAGTCAGCCGGTGTTGTTCAAAGTGGCGGCAGCGATCGAGGATCCTCGCTGGGGACCCTGTGCTGCGGCCGGGCTCCTGCTTGCGCCTCCTGCATTCGGACTGAGCGGGGTGCTGCCGGCGATGTTGCGACTGGCAGTGTCCGATCTCACCTATCTTGGTCGTCACACGGGCCGGATGATCGCATTGTCGACCGTAGGAAGTTTGGCGGGAACCTGGGGTACCGCATTTTTTTTCCTGTCCTGGATCGGGAGTCATGCGCTTGTCGGGTGGTTGGGCGCCATTCAAGTCGGGCTCGGGTTCTGGTGGTTGCTCACGGGCACGGCGACGGGATCGCTCACCGTCGGGACGTTGGCGTTGGCCATGGTCGGACTTGGAGTCGGCGCGATCAATCCTGTCGAGATGCTCAAGGCTCCGGTCTACCAGGAGGACAGCCCCTACCAACAGGTTCGTATTCGGGATGACGATTTGTTTCGCTACCTGATACTGGATCGAACGTTTCACGCCGTCATGTGGAAGGCCGAACCGATCACGCTATTTCTTCCCTATAGCCAGTTGATGGTGGCCTCCTTGGCCTGGGTGCCCGAGCCGAAGCGAAGCTTGATTTTCGGCCATGGCGGCGGGTCCATCGCCAAGTGGCTGGCTCATCGATGGCCCGGATTGGAACTGGA belongs to Nitrospira sp. and includes:
- a CDS encoding fused MFS/spermidine synthase codes for the protein MKSSHNSSHIPRWFLLLTAFITGAVVMALEILGSRLLAPVFGNSLFVWGALIGVILAAMSSGYAFGGWMSDRYRGARVLACLLLFSGAWTFLIAWLSQPVLFKVAAAIEDPRWGPCAAAGLLLAPPAFGLSGVLPAMLRLAVSDLTYLGRHTGRMIALSTVGSLAGTWGTAFFFLSWIGSHALVGWLGAIQVGLGFWWLLTGTATGSLTVGTLALAMVGLGVGAINPVEMLKAPVYQEDSPYQQVRIRDDDLFRYLILDRTFHAVMWKAEPITLFLPYSQLMVASLAWVPEPKRSLIFGHGGGSIAKWLAHRWPGLELDVVEFDPVVVRMAEEFFAYQAPPQHHVYARDARVFLNGTKEVYDLIWVDAFARHMIPFHLTTKEFFAALRAHLKPNGVLAVNLASSGEGGDVLRASAVVQTMRESFPTIQTYAVKGPWPSLKKAENLIFFAGLPIESQTAENLAAKVAAMVEHQRLPTESVALLSTRRSEPWGPGVILTDDYAPYDLLIGSNVQESRVE